A stretch of the Perca flavescens isolate YP-PL-M2 chromosome 10, PFLA_1.0, whole genome shotgun sequence genome encodes the following:
- the LOC114562973 gene encoding phosphoethanolamine N-methyltransferase 3 isoform X2, which translates to MTEFWKEHSKAATVEEMMLDSRARELTQHELPEILSVLPSLAGSRVLELGAGIGRFTSHLLTKAGHVTAVDFMESFVERNRQDNGHHSNATFIQADVTKLDIPQNSIDFVFSNWLLMYLSDTELKSFIEKTLSWLRPGGFFFFRESCNHRSGDSKRDFNPTCYRTEAQYSHLVSSLQVEVPEGGQKFGFDIVLKKKVQAYVEMKNNQNQICWLLEKVPRSSSIQDGFKTFQQFLDNQQYTNRGILRYEKMFGAGYVSTGGPSTTKEFVDLLNLKPGQKVLDVGCGIGGGDFYMAKTFGVEVLGLDLSNNMVDIAMERAITEKLPSVQFEVADATKRSFPEGSFDVIYSRDTILHIDDKLALFKRLHSWLKPGGKLLISDYCCGEKPWTPVFEAYVKQRGYVLYTPSQYGKFLQEAGFCNVCSEDRTAQFIQVIKTELQRAEVIKDEFIQEFSEEDYFAIVNGWSEKLERSNSGDQRWGLFYATRD; encoded by the exons ATGACAGAGTTTTGGAAAGAGCACTCCAAGGCCGCCACAGTGGAGGAGATGATGCTGGACTCTCGTGCCAGGGAGCTGACCCAACATGAGCTGCCCGAGATCCTGTCCGTACTGCCCAGCCTGGCTGGATCCAGAGTGCTGGAACTGGGAGCTGGCATCGG TCGTTTCACCAGCCACCTGCTGACCAAGGCTGGCCATGTGACTGCTGTGGACTTCATGGAAAGCTTTgtggagagaaacagacaggacAATGGTCACCATAGCAACGCTACCTTCATCCAAGCTGACGTCACGAAGCTGGATATCCCCCAAAACAG CATTGACTTTGTCTTTTCCAACTGGCTGCTGATGTACCTGAGCGACACAGAGCTGAAGTCGTTTATAGAGAAGACGCTGAGCTGGCTGCGGCCCGGTGGCTTCTTTTTCTTCAGAGAGTCCTGCAACCACCGGTCAG GTGACTCCAAGAGGGACTTTAACCCCACTTGCTACCGCACTGAGGCACAATACAGCCACCTGGTATCATCACTACAAGTGGAGGTGCCAGAGGGGGGCCAAAAGTTTGGTTTTGACATTGTGTTGAAAAAGAAAGTTCAGGCCTATGTTGAG ATGAAaaataatcagaatcagatCTGCTGGCTTCTGGAGAAGGTTCCCCGCTCCTCAAGTATCCAGGACGGATTCAAGACCTTTCAGCAGTTCCTGGACAACCAGCAGTACACCAACCGCGGCATCCTGCGCTACGAGAAGATGTTCGGGGCTGGTTATGTCAGCACAGGGGGGCCCAGCACCACAAAG GAGTTTGTGGACCTGTTGAACCTGAAGCCCGGACAGAAGGTTCTAGATGTTGGCTGTGGCATTGGTGGAGGGGACTTTTACATGGCAAAG ACCTTTGGAGTGGAGGTGCTTGGCCTGGATTTGTCAAACAACATGGTGGACATCGCCATGGAGAGGGCGATCACTGAGAAGCTGCCATCA GTCCAGTTTGAGGTGGCTGATGCCACAAAGAGGTCGTTCCCAGAAGGTTCCTTTGATGTGATCTACAGCAGAGACACAATCCTGCACATAGATGACAAACTGGCCCTCTTCAAACGCCTCCAT TCATGGTTAAAGCCAGGTGGAAAGTTGCTCATCAGTGATTACTGCTGCGGGGAGAAGCCCTGGACACCGGTGTTTGAGGCCTACGTCAAACAGAGAGGCTATGTCCTCTATACACCCTCACAGTATGGCAAG TTCCTCCAGGAAGCTGGTTTCTGCAATGTTTGCTCAGAAGACCGGACAGCCCAGTTTATCCAGGTGATAAAGACAGAACTCCAGAGAGCTGAAGTCATCAAGGATGAATTCATTCAG GAATTCTCTGAAGAGGACTATTTTGCAATAGTAAATGGATGGAGTGAAAAACTGGAACGTTCCAACAGTGGAGATCAACGATGGGGACTCTTTTATGCGACAAGGGATTGA
- the LOC114562973 gene encoding phosphoethanolamine N-methyltransferase 3 isoform X1, which translates to MEKARSNMTEFWKEHSKAATVEEMMLDSRARELTQHELPEILSVLPSLAGSRVLELGAGIGRFTSHLLTKAGHVTAVDFMESFVERNRQDNGHHSNATFIQADVTKLDIPQNSIDFVFSNWLLMYLSDTELKSFIEKTLSWLRPGGFFFFRESCNHRSGDSKRDFNPTCYRTEAQYSHLVSSLQVEVPEGGQKFGFDIVLKKKVQAYVEMKNNQNQICWLLEKVPRSSSIQDGFKTFQQFLDNQQYTNRGILRYEKMFGAGYVSTGGPSTTKEFVDLLNLKPGQKVLDVGCGIGGGDFYMAKTFGVEVLGLDLSNNMVDIAMERAITEKLPSVQFEVADATKRSFPEGSFDVIYSRDTILHIDDKLALFKRLHSWLKPGGKLLISDYCCGEKPWTPVFEAYVKQRGYVLYTPSQYGKFLQEAGFCNVCSEDRTAQFIQVIKTELQRAEVIKDEFIQEFSEEDYFAIVNGWSEKLERSNSGDQRWGLFYATRD; encoded by the exons ATGGAAAAAG CTCGTAGCAACATGACAGAGTTTTGGAAAGAGCACTCCAAGGCCGCCACAGTGGAGGAGATGATGCTGGACTCTCGTGCCAGGGAGCTGACCCAACATGAGCTGCCCGAGATCCTGTCCGTACTGCCCAGCCTGGCTGGATCCAGAGTGCTGGAACTGGGAGCTGGCATCGG TCGTTTCACCAGCCACCTGCTGACCAAGGCTGGCCATGTGACTGCTGTGGACTTCATGGAAAGCTTTgtggagagaaacagacaggacAATGGTCACCATAGCAACGCTACCTTCATCCAAGCTGACGTCACGAAGCTGGATATCCCCCAAAACAG CATTGACTTTGTCTTTTCCAACTGGCTGCTGATGTACCTGAGCGACACAGAGCTGAAGTCGTTTATAGAGAAGACGCTGAGCTGGCTGCGGCCCGGTGGCTTCTTTTTCTTCAGAGAGTCCTGCAACCACCGGTCAG GTGACTCCAAGAGGGACTTTAACCCCACTTGCTACCGCACTGAGGCACAATACAGCCACCTGGTATCATCACTACAAGTGGAGGTGCCAGAGGGGGGCCAAAAGTTTGGTTTTGACATTGTGTTGAAAAAGAAAGTTCAGGCCTATGTTGAG ATGAAaaataatcagaatcagatCTGCTGGCTTCTGGAGAAGGTTCCCCGCTCCTCAAGTATCCAGGACGGATTCAAGACCTTTCAGCAGTTCCTGGACAACCAGCAGTACACCAACCGCGGCATCCTGCGCTACGAGAAGATGTTCGGGGCTGGTTATGTCAGCACAGGGGGGCCCAGCACCACAAAG GAGTTTGTGGACCTGTTGAACCTGAAGCCCGGACAGAAGGTTCTAGATGTTGGCTGTGGCATTGGTGGAGGGGACTTTTACATGGCAAAG ACCTTTGGAGTGGAGGTGCTTGGCCTGGATTTGTCAAACAACATGGTGGACATCGCCATGGAGAGGGCGATCACTGAGAAGCTGCCATCA GTCCAGTTTGAGGTGGCTGATGCCACAAAGAGGTCGTTCCCAGAAGGTTCCTTTGATGTGATCTACAGCAGAGACACAATCCTGCACATAGATGACAAACTGGCCCTCTTCAAACGCCTCCAT TCATGGTTAAAGCCAGGTGGAAAGTTGCTCATCAGTGATTACTGCTGCGGGGAGAAGCCCTGGACACCGGTGTTTGAGGCCTACGTCAAACAGAGAGGCTATGTCCTCTATACACCCTCACAGTATGGCAAG TTCCTCCAGGAAGCTGGTTTCTGCAATGTTTGCTCAGAAGACCGGACAGCCCAGTTTATCCAGGTGATAAAGACAGAACTCCAGAGAGCTGAAGTCATCAAGGATGAATTCATTCAG GAATTCTCTGAAGAGGACTATTTTGCAATAGTAAATGGATGGAGTGAAAAACTGGAACGTTCCAACAGTGGAGATCAACGATGGGGACTCTTTTATGCGACAAGGGATTGA